In Desulfonatronum sp. SC1, a single genomic region encodes these proteins:
- a CDS encoding type II toxin-antitoxin system Phd/YefM family antitoxin: protein MEILSLSEAKMKFSHLVDRVNATGQEVVITKNGRPAAVLVSPDEFSSWSETLLIQADPRLLEEIASGMRDMKENKAGLYTIDELFAE, encoded by the coding sequence ATGGAAATCCTTTCCCTCTCTGAGGCGAAAATGAAGTTCAGCCATCTCGTGGACAGGGTCAACGCCACGGGCCAGGAAGTCGTCATCACAAAAAATGGGCGACCAGCCGCGGTTTTGGTCAGCCCTGACGAGTTTTCAAGCTGGTCGGAAACCTTGCTCATCCAGGCCGATCCCCGGCTTTTGGAGGAAATTGCCTCTGGAATGCGGGATATGAAGGAAAACAAGGCCGGCCTGTACACCATTGACGAACTTTTCGCCGAATGA
- a CDS encoding type II toxin-antitoxin system RelE/ParE family toxin, whose amino-acid sequence MSRSPLYRLRVSDDLAVLIRGLHPELKRKVREALALIVENPTLGKPLKRELEGLRSFRVSRFRIIYSLTEKREIQIIAIGPRDRIYEETARIEKRE is encoded by the coding sequence ATGAGCCGAAGTCCTTTGTATCGACTGCGCGTCTCGGACGATCTGGCTGTACTGATTCGCGGTCTGCATCCTGAGCTGAAACGAAAAGTCCGCGAGGCGCTTGCGCTGATCGTGGAGAATCCGACACTGGGGAAGCCCTTGAAGCGGGAACTGGAGGGCCTGCGAAGTTTTCGCGTCAGCAGATTCCGGATCATCTACAGCCTGACGGAAAAGAGAGAAATCCAGATCATTGCCATCGGCCCCCGTGACCGGATTTATGAGGAAACGGCGCGCATTGAGAAGAGAGAATGA
- a CDS encoding GNAT family N-acetyltransferase, with protein MRTTPHTQLRVPAEVRFLVLVQGHVRDVARIAGFPAKDVLALELATEEAFQNICAHAYPDGTPGDMLVNGELLEGELRLEFIDEGLPFDPALLHRQPRQAESETAGLGLKLIHHAVDEVRWVNRGRQGKALCLVKQLPRDDRPGGGSDTFIAQPAVHLDTEAHADHAAGRSRTSQSSGASHGARTPEVSEANGHSIEIRPLQPEEALDVARLFWLTYGYSYKNEAFYRPEGLLDLVARGVLASYVAVTSDGEVVGHAGLLRPEPVPMAEMALLVVSPAYRGRGLMKQFFSALSNRAREMGLFGLSLNPVTSHPVSQRNVINMGGRPCGLDLAACPPRQFKAMGLEDGPGHRESYLHCFMYLADTPSVLAPALAPALAFVPERHRRITERIYENLERPLIPAPAPAKDAVEADQDSGEKPSGVYTVSFDRGLLKGVVRVSTADARQWPEILRAGTDLLDIAGAEVVHIDLPLAQRATALLCELAEAEGFFFAGVWPHAAEDGDMLRLSRPAAPLDMNLLRLHSDFAQELAEYVGTEMKRAATIYDSHRRDLEH; from the coding sequence ATGCGCACGACACCGCACACGCAGCTCAGAGTTCCGGCGGAGGTACGTTTTCTTGTTCTTGTGCAGGGCCATGTCCGCGACGTGGCGCGCATTGCGGGCTTTCCGGCCAAGGACGTCCTGGCTCTGGAACTGGCGACTGAAGAGGCCTTTCAGAACATCTGCGCCCATGCCTATCCGGACGGAACCCCGGGGGACATGCTCGTAAACGGCGAACTGCTGGAAGGCGAGCTGCGCCTGGAGTTCATCGATGAAGGCCTGCCTTTTGACCCGGCATTGCTCCATCGCCAACCCAGGCAGGCGGAAAGCGAAACTGCCGGCCTGGGACTGAAGCTCATCCATCATGCGGTGGACGAGGTCCGGTGGGTGAATCGCGGTCGCCAGGGCAAGGCCTTGTGCCTGGTCAAACAGCTGCCCCGGGACGATAGGCCGGGAGGCGGGAGCGACACCTTCATCGCCCAGCCCGCGGTGCACCTCGATACAGAGGCCCACGCGGATCACGCTGCCGGGCGATCCCGGACATCCCAGAGTTCGGGGGCATCCCATGGAGCGCGAACCCCGGAGGTCTCGGAGGCCAATGGACATTCCATTGAAATCCGCCCGCTCCAGCCCGAGGAGGCCCTGGATGTGGCCCGGCTGTTCTGGCTGACCTACGGGTACTCCTACAAGAACGAGGCCTTCTACAGGCCCGAGGGGCTTCTGGATCTGGTCGCCCGGGGCGTCCTCGCCAGCTACGTGGCCGTAACCAGTGACGGCGAAGTGGTCGGCCATGCCGGGCTGTTGCGACCCGAGCCCGTGCCCATGGCCGAGATGGCCCTGCTGGTGGTCTCTCCGGCGTACCGGGGTCGCGGCCTGATGAAGCAGTTCTTCTCCGCCCTCTCGAACCGGGCCCGCGAGATGGGCCTGTTCGGCCTTTCCCTCAATCCGGTCACCAGTCATCCCGTCAGCCAACGCAACGTCATCAACATGGGCGGACGGCCCTGCGGTCTGGACCTCGCGGCCTGCCCTCCGCGTCAGTTCAAGGCCATGGGCCTGGAAGACGGCCCCGGTCATCGGGAATCCTATTTGCACTGCTTTATGTATTTGGCTGATACGCCTTCGGTCCTTGCTCCGGCCTTGGCCCCAGCCTTGGCTTTTGTCCCGGAACGGCATCGGCGCATCACGGAGCGCATCTACGAAAACCTGGAGCGACCTTTGATCCCGGCCCCGGCCCCAGCCAAGGACGCGGTGGAAGCCGACCAGGATTCGGGGGAAAAGCCCAGCGGCGTCTATACGGTGTCCTTTGATCGCGGCCTGTTGAAAGGCGTGGTCCGGGTCTCGACCGCCGATGCGCGGCAATGGCCGGAAATTTTGCGAGCGGGCACGGACCTTCTGGACATCGCCGGGGCCGAGGTGGTGCATATCGATCTGCCTCTGGCCCAGCGAGCCACGGCCTTGCTTTGCGAATTGGCCGAGGCCGAGGGTTTCTTCTTCGCCGGGGTCTGGCCTCATGCGGCGGAGGACGGCGACATGCTGCGGCTCAGCCGTCCGGCCGCTCCACTGGACATGAATCTGCTGCGTCTGCACTCGGATTTTGCCCAGGAGCTGGCGGAGTACGTGGGGACGGAGATGAAGAGGGCAGCCACGATATACGATTCTCATCGACGTGACCTGGAACACTGA